The Pseudolabrys sp. FHR47 genome contains a region encoding:
- a CDS encoding glucose-6-phosphate isomerase, protein MPLIQSIDSALHDNIGQHGVSADALDGALERAEGALDWLRAQHAEGGLPLLNLAGMTSDLPDLRDTARALADRATDIVLLGTGGSSLGGQALAQLAGHMVPGVDALRAGPRLHFMDNLDPDSFGALLSHLPLQTSRFVSISKSGGTGETLMQTIAVLSALHEASLGPRIPDIFLGLTEPAKPGKKNGLRDLLGQYKVPMLDHHTGVGGRFSVLTNVGLLPAAMLGLDVVAVRAGAALALKPVLEKKKAKDVPAAVGAALSVALSETKNKSVSVVMAYADRLERFTHWYVQLWAESLGKDGKGTTPIGALGPVDQHSQLQLFIAGPRDKLFTVITTDRAGKGPRMDRELSKVAGEAGFGGKSIGDLVAAQGRATAETLAKNDCPVRTIHLPEIDEESMGELLMHFMLETIIAAHLLGVDAFDQPAVEEGKVLAKKYLTQ, encoded by the coding sequence ATGCCTCTCATCCAGTCCATCGATAGCGCGCTTCACGACAATATCGGCCAGCACGGCGTGTCGGCCGACGCCCTCGACGGCGCCCTCGAACGCGCCGAAGGCGCGCTCGACTGGCTGCGCGCCCAACACGCCGAAGGCGGTCTGCCGCTGCTCAATCTTGCCGGCATGACATCCGATCTGCCGGACTTGCGCGACACCGCCCGCGCACTCGCGGACCGCGCCACCGATATCGTGCTGCTCGGCACCGGCGGCTCGTCGCTCGGCGGCCAGGCGCTGGCCCAGCTTGCCGGTCACATGGTGCCAGGCGTCGATGCGTTACGCGCCGGGCCGCGGCTGCATTTCATGGACAATCTCGACCCCGATTCCTTCGGCGCGCTGCTTTCGCACCTCCCGCTGCAGACGTCGCGTTTCGTCTCGATCTCCAAGTCCGGAGGCACCGGCGAGACCTTGATGCAGACCATCGCCGTGCTGTCGGCACTGCATGAGGCGAGCCTCGGGCCCCGCATTCCCGATATCTTCCTCGGCCTCACCGAGCCGGCCAAGCCCGGCAAGAAGAACGGCCTGCGCGATCTGCTCGGCCAGTACAAGGTGCCGATGCTCGATCATCACACCGGCGTTGGCGGCCGTTTCTCGGTGCTGACCAATGTCGGTCTGCTGCCGGCGGCGATGCTGGGCCTCGACGTGGTTGCGGTGCGCGCCGGCGCGGCGCTGGCGCTCAAGCCGGTGCTGGAGAAGAAGAAGGCGAAGGACGTGCCGGCCGCCGTCGGTGCCGCTCTGTCGGTGGCGCTCAGCGAGACCAAGAACAAGAGCGTCAGCGTCGTCATGGCCTATGCCGACCGGCTCGAGCGCTTCACGCACTGGTATGTGCAGCTCTGGGCCGAAAGCCTCGGCAAGGACGGCAAGGGCACGACGCCGATCGGCGCGCTCGGCCCCGTCGACCAGCACAGCCAGTTGCAGCTTTTCATCGCCGGGCCGCGCGACAAGCTGTTCACCGTCATCACCACCGATCGCGCCGGCAAGGGCCCACGCATGGACAGGGAATTGTCGAAGGTCGCGGGCGAGGCAGGCTTCGGCGGCAAATCGATCGGCGATCTGGTCGCTGCGCAGGGCCGCGCCACGGCAGAGACCCTCGCGAAGAACGATTGCCCGGTGCGCACGATCCATCTCCCGGAGATCGACGAGGAGAGCATGGGCGAACTGCTCATGCATTTCATGCTCGAAACCATCATCGCCGCGCATTTGCTGGGCGTCGATGCCTTCGACCAGCCGGCGGTGGAAGAGGGCAAGGTGCTGGCGAAGAAGTATTTGACCCAGTAA
- the arfB gene encoding alternative ribosome rescue aminoacyl-tRNA hydrolase ArfB, which yields MHQVTSTISIDDSELEESFVRASGPGGQNVNKVSSAVQLRFDARRSPSLPNDVAIRLMKLAGSRLTKDGVIVIVAQEYRDQSRNRAEARERLFEMIRQAAVKPTVRRETKVPKSEKKKRVEGKKRRSEIKAGRGKKGWH from the coding sequence ATGCATCAGGTCACCTCCACCATCTCCATCGACGACTCCGAGCTTGAGGAAAGCTTCGTGCGTGCCTCCGGCCCGGGCGGGCAGAACGTCAACAAGGTGTCGTCGGCGGTGCAACTTCGCTTCGACGCCCGGCGCTCGCCGTCGCTGCCGAACGATGTCGCCATCCGCCTGATGAAGCTCGCCGGCTCCCGGCTGACCAAGGACGGCGTCATCGTCATCGTGGCGCAGGAATACCGCGACCAGTCGCGCAACCGCGCCGAAGCCCGCGAGCGGCTGTTCGAGATGATCCGCCAGGCGGCGGTGAAGCCCACGGTGCGGCGCGAAACCAAGGTGCCGAAATCCGAGAAGAAAAAGCGCGTCGAGGGCAAGAAGCGCCGCAGCGAGATCAAGGCCGGGCGGGGGAAGAAGGGGTGGCACTGA